A genomic window from Lotus japonicus ecotype B-129 chromosome 1, LjGifu_v1.2 includes:
- the LOC130732273 gene encoding uncharacterized protein LOC130732273 → MDATLGPSGLYRESYRGSRRKLKSSSVKSRVTGEWCAYHQVSGHDTGKCRALQHAVEKLITTGKTVKAQRNKPPTIGEIGTIVGGFSGGGITSAARKRYLRTVNAVAEEPFGFRHPDITFSPADFFGLKPHLEDSIVISIRVNHFDVQRTLLDQGSSTDIIYGGAFAQLGIREGDLTL, encoded by the coding sequence ATGGACGCGACGTTAGGACCTAGCGGATTATACAGGGAAAGCTACCGAGGTTCCAGGAGGAAGTTAAAGTCTTCTTCGGTGAAGAGTAGGGTGACGGGAGAGTGGTGTGCTTATCACCAAGTTTCTGGTCATGATACCGGGAAGTGCAGAGCTTTACAGCATGCTGTTGAGAAATTGATCACAACAGGAAAGACTGTTAAAGCGCAGCGTAATAAACCTCCTACAATCGGAGAAATAGGCACAATCGTCGGAGGCTTTAGCGGAGGAGGAATCACTAGTGCAGCGCGCAAGCGATATCTCAGAACGGTGAATGCGGTTGCAGAAGAACCTTTCGGTTTCCGGCATCCGGACATCACATTTTCACCCGCTGATTTTTTCGGGTTAAAACCACACTTAGAAGACTCGATCGTGATCTCCATTCGGGTTAACCACTTCGACGTACAACGAACGCTCTTGGACCAGGGGAGTTCAACAGATATCATCTACGGAGGGGCGTTTGCGCAACTTGGAATAAGGGAAGGTGACCTTACCCTATGA